Proteins co-encoded in one Neodiprion lecontei isolate iyNeoLeco1 chromosome 3, iyNeoLeco1.1, whole genome shotgun sequence genomic window:
- the LOC107226276 gene encoding uncharacterized protein LOC107226276 — MRKHYATCFLGVYVCFSVATARFWGIVEESDDRDNDEDDLEEGQATEQVINPDVNTGEPTTQGDNDEASDAGWDANRVIRDVAYFLRSHKFKDFDHRYYGSVSEVPRRLYQEFPKPPLRSLHWEVHKHCAVSFKSCLKFLEEIVKLTPLRRQDDTVTVMREQSWDPEKDKNQITSTQEDCELAKKKDNLTADPFQGPIERFQWRTTASYYMCWYTMLDTPELARFGEPCDNMAYCLDSYGIGNKDPRADDTKPFACAVYSFCPDPCCPLEHIWKMEECYQSQENPCYDGNGSDNRKCVFQREDNRDFESLIKNQLNVTCACQEVGYEWSSRFGICVDTDECSTETDKCSKENMNTCINLPGYYDCMCNLGYVYSPEAKSCVFSQAFDKALHGVDDEDANETEVKSVLAKIVKVLTRSKAPSLDSTVVALFSSYILVLCH, encoded by the exons ATGCGGAAACACTACGCGACCTGTTTCCTCGGAGTGTACGTATGTTTTAGCGTCGCGACGGCACGTTTCTGGGGGATCGTCGAGGAGAGCGATGACAGAGATAACGACGAGGATGACCTAGAGGAGGGGCAAGCCACGGAGCAGGTAATTAACCCCGACGTAAATACCGGGGAGCCAACGACTCAGGGTGACAACGATGAAGCTTCGGACGCGGGCTGGGACGCCAACCGAGTGATCAGAGACGTGGCCTACTTCCTCCGGTCTCACAAGTTCAAAGATTTCGACCACCGTTACTACGGCTCGGTCTCTGAGGTGCCGAGGAGACTGTATCAGGAGTTTCCTAAACCACCGCTGCGGTCGCTGCACTGGGAAGTCCACAAGCATTGCGCAGTCAGTTTTAAGTCCTGCCTGAAGTTTCTCGAGGAAATTGTCAAGCTGACACCGCTGAGGCGCCAGGACGACACCGTTACGGTCATGAGAGAGCAGTCCTGGGACCCGGAGAAGGACAAGAATCAAATCACCTCGACCCAAGAGGACTGCGAACTCGCGAAGAAGAAGGACAACCTCACCGCGGATCCGTTCCAAGGACCAATCG AACGCTTCCAATGGAGGACCACTGCAAGCTACTACATGTGCTGGTACACTATGCTGGATACCCCGGAGTTGGCGCGCTTCGGTGAACCCTGTGACAACATGGCCTACTGTCTTGACTCCTACGGCATCGGCAACAAGGACCCGAGAGCAGACGACACGAAACCCTTCGCCTGCGCTGTGTACAGTTTTTGTCCCGACCCCTGCTGCCCTCTGGAGCATATTTGGAAAATGGAGGAGTGCTACCAGTCGCAGGAAAATCCTTGCTACGATGGGAATGGTTCAG ATAACCGGAAATGCGTTTTTCAACGCGAAGACAATCGGGACTTTGAGTCATTGATCAAGAACCAGTTGAACGTAACCTGCGCGTGTCAGGAGGTGGGCTATGAGTGGTCTTCGCGATTCGGCATCTGTGTCGACACCGACGAGTGTAGCACCGAGACTGACAAATGCTCAAAGGAGAATATGAACACCTGCATCAATTTACCCGGTTACTATGATTGCATGTGCAATCTCGGGTATGTTTACAGTCCGGAGGCAAAAAGTTGCGTCTTTAGTCAAGCTTTCGACAAGGCGCTCCACGGAGTTGATGATGAGGACGCTAACGAGACGGAGGTGAAAAGCGTCCTGGCGAAGATTGTCAAAGTCCTTACCAGGTCAAAGGCTCCGAGTCTCGACAGCACCGTAGTCGCGTTATTTTCTTCATACATCCTCGTCTTGTGTCATTGA